ATCTTCCGACAGGGATTTGCTTTCTCTTCCTGATGCATTTTCTTGGAAGACTTGTATGCGTACTGTTCTTGTTTCAGATTCTAGGATCCATCCTCATCCGGAAAATCTTCCTGCTCATTGGGAAAGTAAATCCGGTTACGAAGCGTATAGGCTTCTTCTCGAAATTATCTCAGGTTTAAAATCTAAATTGTTTGGTGAGACAGAAGTTCTCTCTCAGTTCAGACAAAGATTCCAGGAATTACCGGATCTTGCTTTCGGTGATTATCTTGCAAAACTCAGAGACAATCTGATCGAAGATTGTAGAACTCTTCGCTCCGGTTATTTGCAAAATTTAGGAGAACAATCTTATGGTGGTTTGGCGGATAAATATTTATCCGAAGCTGCAAATCCTCCTAAAGAGATCGTACTTTTTGGGACCGGGCAGCTTGCCGAAAAAATCCTACCTTGGCTTTCTCATTCTAATAGAAAAACTAAGATCGTAGGACGTAATCCCCATCGTTTGGAATTTTTATCTTCTGTTTCCGGTTCTTCTTCTCATCTGGTCGAAGATTGGTCTCCGAATGGAGAAGCTTGGGTGATCGCAGCGCCTATGGACTGCTCCGCTTGGATGGATCAATTGGCTCCGGGAAATCTGGTCCTAGATTTTAGAGAAGAACCTTTGGAAGGATCTTGGCCCTCAGATATCGTATATATTTCCTTTGCCCAGATGCTTTCTTCCTTGAAAGAAACGGAAGAAAGAACTAGAAAAGTAAAGGAAGAATTAAAATCCGTTTTAGACGAGCTTTTGGAAGAAAGAGAACTGGAAGCTCATCAATTTGTATTCGGTTGGGATGACCTACCTTGTCCGACGTTTTAAGAATCGGTTCCCGAAAAAGTTCCCTCGCAAAATTACAGACCTGCCTCGTACAAGATCAATTGCACAAATTGTATCCTGAGTTGGAGCTCCAACTTTTTTTCAAAGAAGCGAGCGGTGATCAAGATTTAACCACTCCACTTTGGAAAATGGGAAGCAGAGGTGTTTTCACACAAGACTTAACCAAAGAACTCGTCCAGGGAAATGTGGATGTAGTAGTTCACTCCTTCAAGGATTTGGATTTAGAAGGTCATGAAGGCACTGAAATTTTAATGGTGCTCCCTCGTGCAGACCAGAGAGACGTTTTACTTTTTAAAAAATCTTCTTACGAGAATCCTCCTAAAGAAATTAAGATCCATTCTTCTAGTCCAAGAAGGGAATATAATCTTTCCGCATTTCTTCCGAGTGCACTCCCCTCTCGTCTTCAGAATTTACCGATCAGTTTTCATCCTGTAAGAGGAAATGTACAGACTAGACTTCGTAAATGGAAGGAAGATCCAGAAATTTCTGGACTCGTAGTGGCAAAAGCTGCGATAGATCGGCTTCTTGCGGAAAACTTTTCTTTTTCTTCTACAGAAGAATATTCAGAAGTTAGAAAAGAAATTAGATCTGCTATCTCTAACGAACTATTTATGGTCCTTCCTTTATCAAAAAATCCGAATGCACCTGCGCAAGGGGCACTTGCTGCGGAGTTCAGAAAAGGTGACGAGAAGACTAAAAAACTTTTACTTCCACTTTCGGATCAAAAAGAAGAGGCAGCAGTTTTGGAAGAGAGAAAAATCCTCTCTTATTTCGGCGGAGGTTGCCACCAAAAGATCGGTGTTTCCGTGATCTTAGGAGGCCCTGCGGATTTTCTATTCGTTCGTGGAAAAACAGATTCTGGGTCAGAGTTAGATGCTTTTGATCGTTGGAATGGAAAAGAATTCCCGGAACCTTCTTCCTTGGATCTTGTATTTCCTAAACCAAGACAAGGTTTTAGGATGAAACGTTCTCCTGTGCATGCTCCCGTTCCTAAAGAAAAATTTTGGTTCGTATCTCGTGCGGACTCTTTACCTAAAGACTGGGAATTACCAGGCCTTGAAACGATCTTTATCGTAGCAGGTGCGAAAACCTGGGAAAAGTTGGCCTCCAGAGATGTTTGGGTGAACGGCTCCACTGACGGTTTGGGCGAAGAAGATGCAAAACAAATTGTTAGCTTTTACGAATCCAATCCTGACTTCATTAAACTCACTCATGAAGAAAGTGATATTATCGAAGGTGTATGGAGAAGGTTCGTAACCTATAAGGTGGACTTCGAATCGGAGCAACCTGATCTCTCCGAATACTCTCATTTTTTCTGGATGAGTGCTTCTCAATTTGATAGAGCTTATAAAAAAAATCCGGAAATCGGATCTCGCATTCATTCTTGCGGGACCGGAGCAACGTATAAATATATTAGAAAAACATTAGGTGATTCTGCGAAAATTTTTGCGTTCCCTAACTTTGAATCCTGGGAAAGAGCCTGTAAGGGCGAAGTTCCGGATTTTCTTACAAAAAGAGGTGCCGTATGAGTTCCGAGAGTTTGCTGGGCCTAAGAAGAAATCGTCTCAATGCCCCGCTCAGAAATTTAGTGTCTTCGGAGAGTTTGAATCCTAAAAAACTGGTCCAGCCGATCTTTGTGGCGGAAAGTCTGAAATCTCCGGAAAAAATGTCTTCTTTACCTGGAGTATTCCGTGATAGCCAGGATTCCATTTTATCTCAAATCGAATCGGACCTGAAAAATGGCGTGGAACATTTCCTTCTGTTTTTGGTTCCTGAAAAAAAGTCGGATGATTCTATTCCGAAATCATTTTATAAAAACGTAATTGGCACTATCAAATCCAAATTTCCGGAAACTTTTCTTTGGGTAGATACTTGTCTTTGTTCTTTGACCACTCATGGCCATTGTGGTCTTTTAGATCCGAAAGGTAGAATAGACAATATAAGCTCCGTCAGAAGACTTTCCGAGTTGGCTCTTTGTTATGCTGAGTCAGGCGCTGACGGTATCTCCCCTTCTGATATGATGGATGGTAGAATTAGGAGTCATAGAAATATTCTGGACTCTAACGGTTTCCAACATGTCCCGATCATGAGTTATTCTACTAAATTTAAGAGCCATTTTTACGGTCCATTCAGAGAAGCAGCTGAGTCCGCTCCCGGTCATGGGGATCGTTCTTCTTATCAAATCGATGTAAGGAACAGGGAAGATTCTATTCTTTCATCTATCAGAGACGCGGAAGAAGGCGCGGATCTCCTGATGGTCAAGCCTGGTATAACTTCTATTGATCTGATCTTACCGATCAAAGAGCAGACCGGGTTGCCTGTGGGTGCTTACCAAGTGAGCGGGGAATATGCATCCATTGCAATGCTCGCGGAAAATGGATTTTGTAAATTTGAAGATGCGCTTAAAGAGACCTGGCAAGTGTTTTCCAGAGCGGGCGCATCTTATCTGATTACTTACGCTGCAAGAAGAGGGAAGGAGATTTTAGGCTGATGTTTCCAAGTTCTAAGGAACTTTTTGAAAGAGCAAAAAAAGTAGCGCCGGGTGGAGTACATTCTCCGGTTAGATCCTTTCGTTCCGTAGGAGGAGATCCTATATTCTTCCAATCCGGAAAAGGCGCTAAACTTACGGATGTTTCCGGAAAAGAATATATAGATTATTGTTTAAGTTTTGGTCCCTTGATCTTGGGTCATAGGGACGAAGATGTCCAAAAAATAGTCTCTGAAACCGCAGAACTTGCTTGGAGTTTCGGAGCTGCCGAACCTTATTCATTAGAACTTGCAGAATGGATCGTGTCTAAGATCCCTTGGGTAGAAAAGATCCGATTTGTAAACAGCGGAACCGAAGCAGTAATGAGTGCATTACGTGTGGCTCGTGCTGCGACCGGTAGGGACAAAATCCTAAAATTCGACGGATGTTATCATGGTCATTTGGATGCATTGCTTGTAAAAGCAGGCTCTGGACTTGCGGGAGAATCTTCTTCGGATAGCGCAGGGATCGGTTCAGAGTTAATTAAAAATACCTTGGTCCTTCCTTTGGACGATGAGAAAGCAGTTGAGGAACTTTTTGCGAAAGAAGGCAAAAATATTGCCGTGTTGGTGATAGAGCCTCTTCCTGCAAATTACGGTTTATTAATACAGAGAAAAGAGTATTTATCTAAGATCGTAGAGATTGCGAGAAAACACGGGAGTCTTGTACTTTTCGACGAGGTGATCAGCGGATTTCGGGTCGGATTAACAGGGATGAGCGGAGAATTGGGAATTGTGCCTGATCTAGTGACCTACGGAAAGATCATTGGCGGGGGATTTCCAGTCGGAGCTTATGCAGGTAGGGCCGACTTATTGGATCTGGTTGCTCCTCAAGGACCTGTATACCAAGCAGGAACGTTAAGTGCTAGTCCTTTTGGAATGAGGGCCGGTCTTGCTACCCTCCAAAAATGTGTAAAAGATAATGTGTGGAACGTTTTAGAGAGTCGCACCAAATCTTTTGTTTCCGGAATGGTCTCTATTTTGAGGGAGAGGGATCCTGAGGGAGATTGGGACTCCAGCTTACATTCTTCTTTGTTTTGGTTCCATAAGAAGTCCTCCTCCCCTATCCGAACTGTGGATAAAATTCCCGCAGGCCATAAAGAAGGTTTTGCAAAAGTTTTTCATGCACTTCTTGCAGAAGGAATTTATTTGGCTCCTTCCGGTTACGAAGTCGGTTTTTTGAGTTATGCTCATTCTGAAAAAATACTTTCCGAAACTTTGGAAAAAGCGGATACCGCATTAAAAAAATTGAAAGTATGAAGGTCTTCGATTCTAAAAAGATTGTTTTACCGGTTATCTGGGTTGTGACCACGGTCTCGCTCGGAGTGTGGTGGCTTTTTTTAGGGTTAAGACAAAATAGAATGGCGACTGAACTTGCCGCTCGTTTGGGATCTCAGATCGGTCTCGATTTTTTGGAAAAATTAGAAAGGCAAAGTGCCATGATCAAAATGGAAGGCACCTTCTTTCTATTTTTATTGGTAAGCGGCGGAGCAACCTTAGTTTGGCTGACTTTCCGGGAAGAAAAAAGAAATAAACTTATCCATGATTTTTTCTCCACTGTGACTCATGAAATGAAAACTCCTTTGGCAAGTCTCAGGCTACAAGCCGAGAGTTTGTTGGAAGAAGGTGTGGATGCAGGAAAAGACAAACTTCTTCATAGATTATTAAAAGACTCGGATCGTATAGAATCTCAGATGAACAAGGCATTATACCTGGCAAGTCTCATGAGATCGGAGGGATTATATTTAGAAGAGTTGGACCTCCGACACTGGGAAGAAAGTCTAAGAGAAGAGTGGTCCGAATTGGACATCCAGACCGAATGGAAAGAGACCAAAGTGTTAGCAGATAGAAGAGCGCTCGAAAGTATTTTCAGGAATCTTTTGGAAAACTCCGTGCAACATGGAGGAGCGACTAAGGTAAAAATTCTTTCGGAACCGATTTCCGGAGATAAGATCAAATTCAGATTTGAAGACAACGGAAAAGGTTTCTCCGGTGATTTTAAATTATTAGGAAGATTGTTTTTAAGACATACAAGCACTAGTGGTACTGGAGTCGGATTGTATATCGCAGAAAAATTAGCCGGAAGAATGGGGGGGAACTTCTCCGTTCGAAATTCTGAGTCAGGAGGATTTTTGGCAGAGCTTATTCTCCCCTCTTATCCTTCTCAAAGGAGAAACGGTCTATGAAAGCGAAATTATTATTAGTAGAAGATGATCGATCTTTAGGTGAAACTTTAAAAGAACGTTTGGAGAAAGAAGGATACGAAATGGTTTGGACCGTTTCTGCTCAATCGGCAAAAGTTTTAGCGGCGGAATCTAAGCCGGATCTGATACTTTTAGATGTACGTCTGCCGGACGGAGACGGATTCGAATTAGCCGAAGAATTAAAATCCAGAAAAGATTGCCCTCCATTTTTATTTTTAACTGCACATTCAGGAGCGCCGGAACGTTTGAGAGGATTCGAACTAGGCGCAGAAGAATTTATACCTAAACCGTTCCACTTAAAGGAATTGTTAATTAGGGTCAAACACGTATTAGAATCTCATAAACATTCCATAAAACAGGCTAAATATTCTTACGAAGGTTATCTTTTGGATTTTTACGGATATTGTATCCTTACTCCATCCAAAGAAGAGATCCATCTTTCCAGAAGAGACTGCGCTCTCTTAAACTTTCTGGTAGAAGAAAGAGGAAGAACAGTTAGCCGAGATGAGATCCTAGATCGCCTCTGGGGAGAGGAAAAATTCCCAACAAATAGAACTATAGATAATTCCATTGTTAGATTGCGCCAAGCCTTCGGAGACAGGGGCGAAGATGCGATTCGTTCCGTGAGAGGAGTCGGCTACCAATGGATCGGAGACTTAAAAAATGTCTAATACTAGATTTCAGGCTGCACTTAAACTTCAGCCACAATCCACTCCTCCAATTTGGATGATGCGTCAAGCCGGTCGTTATCATTGGCATTACCAAAATTTAAGAAAAAAACATTCTTTCGAAGAGTTATGTAAAGTTCCCGAACTTGCCGCAGAAGTCGCTTTTGGTCCCGTAGATGATTTTGATTTTGATACCGCAATTTTATTCTCTGATATTCTTTTTCCTTTAGAAGCTTTCGGAATGGGCTTACGTTTCGGTGACGAAGGTCCTAAACTTGGCTGGCATCTTTCCACATTAGAAGATTTGAATAAGTTTTACCCTTTAGAACAAGCGGTGGAATTTATGGGATTTCAAAAGGACGCGGTAATCCAGACCAGAAAAAGGATCTCCAAAGATAAATCTTTGATAGGATTTATCGGAGGGCCTTGGACCTTGTTCTGTTATGCTACCCAAGGGAAACATGATGGAAATCTAATACTTCCTAAAATTTCCGAAAAACTGAGAGAAGGTTTTTACGAGAAGATACTTGCTTTATTAAAAGAGAATATACGTCTACAATTGGAAGGTGGAGCGGAAATCGTAATGATCTTTGATACCGCCGCCGGAGACGCTTCTCCGGTATTCTTCCAAGAGGCGATATTGCCTACCATCCAGGTCTTGGTAGAGGCCTTCCCGGGCAAGATCGGTTATTATGCCAAAAATCTTGCCCCAGGTTCTTTACAATCTCTTCGAGAAGTTTCCGGTCTGACCGGATTCGGAATGGATCATAGGACTGATATCGTCGGCTTTTTAGGAAATGGTTCTCATTTTGTACAAGGGAATTTTGATCAGGCATTATTATTCATGGAGCCTGGAGAATTTAAGAAATATTTAAATCATTGGATCAGGCCGTTTTTAGATCTGGTCCCTGAAAAAAGAGCAGGATGGGTATGCGGTTTGGGACACGGAGTCCTTCCAAAAACCCCGGAAGCGAATATTAGAACTTTCGTAAGTACGATACGTGAGGCATTCGTATGAGTTCCAAATCTGATCTAATTCGAAAATATGATGTTCCCGCGCCCAGGTATACTAGCTATCCTACTGTGCCGTATTGGGAGGACAACCCTACCCGAGAAGAATGGATAGATGCGCTTCGCAGAAGGTTGGTCCCTGACGATTCTTCGGTAGCATTATACCTTCATATTCCATTTTGTGAGACTCTTTGTTCTTTCTGCGGATGTAATACTTCTATCACCAAAAACCATTCCGTAGAAGATCCTTATGTGGAAACGGTTCTGCAAGAATTTCGAAAATACCAGGAAGAACTTCCTGAGTTGACTAAGCGTGAGTTAAGAGAGCTACATTTAGGCGGAGGATCTCCTACTTATCTTTCCGAATCTAATTTGGAAAGTTTGTTAAAACCAATTTTAGATTCTTGGAATGTTGCTGATTCTCCCGAATTCTCCTTGGAAGTAGATCCGAGAAGGACCAGACTTTCACAGTTAGAAGTTTTAGCAAAATACGGATTTAGAAGGATCAGTTTAGGTGTACAAGACTTCGATCCGGAAGTACAAAGATTGGTAAATCGTATCCAGCCTTATGAATTGACTGCCGCGATTACTCAGGGTTCTCGCAAATTAGGATATAATTCGGTAAACTTCGATCTGATCTATGGACTTCCGAAACAAACTAAAGAAAGTATGAAGGAAACGATCCGGAAAACTTTGGAACTTAGACCTGATCGTATCGCATTCTACAGCTACGCTCATGTTCCTTGGATCAAGGCTGCACAAAGATTATTCACCGAAGATGATCTTCCTAAGGGAGAAGAAAAAAGAGAACTCTATGAGATTGGAAGAGAACTCTTTTTGAGCTCAGGATATAAAGAAATTGGAATGGACCATTTTGCTTTGGAGTCCGATTCGCTGTATGCCGCTTATCAAAACGGGAATCTTCATCGAAATTTTATGGGTTATACCACCAAGTCCACTGACCTACTTTTGGGATTAGGTGTGTCTGCAATTTCGGATAGTTGGGATTGTTTCTATCAGAACGAAAAGATCCTGAAAAAATACCAAAGAAGAATTTCGGAAAACGGACAGGCAATACTCAGGGGACATAAATTGAATTCTGAAGATTTGATCCAAAGAGAACTCATTCTAAAACTTTCTACTTTGGGGAAAGTAGAGGTTCCGGATTCGATTTTTGAAGAGGTCCGCCTCTATTTGGCCAGTATGGAAGACGATAATTTAATAGAGTGGAAAGGAAAAACCCTTGTTTTAACAGACCTGGGAAAACCTTTCTTAAGGAATGCATGCACAGGTTTGGACATGCGTTTGAGAAGAAAAAGTCCTGAAACCAAGGTATTTTCTCAGTCTATTTGACTCTCTTCTGAAATATTCGGGTCCAATAGCTGTTTCTACCCTTAGAAAGGATTCATTTGGAAATTAATTTCTTTTCGTCCAATACTTTGGGGACTTTAGTGGCATAACACTTTTTCGTTTTGAAATGTTATCTTTGCATTTAAAAAAAATTATTCCGATCCTATTGATCGTATTTGCTCCTGTTGGGATTTTTCCTGTTACTGTTCTATTGAGAGAAGGTGGAAAAGTAAAAGGTGATATCATCACCCAAAACCAACATTCCGTTCTTCTCCAAACAGAATCAGGAAAACGTAAAGTAGATAAAGATCTAATTCTTAAAATACTTTTCCAAGACATAAACGACGACGAAGAAGAGAAGATCCGTAAAGAGGAAGAAGACAAACTCGCTTCTGACAAAAAAGAGCAAGAAGACAAGGAAGCTGCTCAGAGACAACTTGAAGAAGACAAACAAAAAGAAGAAGATCTAAAAAAACAGGCAGCAGCGGAAGAAGAAGCGCGTCGCTTGGAAGAACTTCGTAAACAAGAAGCAAAACGTCCTTTGAATGCACTCTGGAGATCCGCGGCAGTACCCGGCTGGGGTCAATATTATACTGATAGAAAGTTCCAGTCTCTTCTCTACCCTACCCTATTCGCTATGACTGCATTTGTTGCTTATGATAAATTCAGAGTGTATAGAACTTCCGTAAAAGAGTACGGAGATCTTGGAAATCCATATACGAGAGAAAGTCTTACACTTGCTGCGATTGGCCAGGCCCAAGCTGCAGTTACCCCATCTTTATCCCCAGTTGATGCATATTTTGCGAATCAAAGAAGTCAGGTTCAGTTAAAAAGAGAAGAAGCAGACAAAAACTTCAGAGAATACCAGGGCGTCTTATATGTGTTAGGCGGAATTTATATCTTGAACCTGCTGGATTCGTATTTTTTTGCAAATTCCGTCAAATCCGTAGTCCAGTTTTCGGACGGGCAAAGTAAGGGGATGGTAATCTCGGCTATGCCTTCCAGCGTTGGAGCAGGAAGTGGATTTTCCAGCAACGGAACCTTTTCCGGATTGGAAACCAAATATACGATGGGTTACAGATTCGATTTCTGAGCTTGATAAAAACTTTTCTTCCTTTTGAAAGAAAATCTAGGATTTTATTGCCAATAGTTTCTATCCCATTACTTTGTATCCGTGGCGAAATGGGTTCCGGATCATATAGTAATTGGCGCAGGCTTTACCGGCCTTCTGCATGCATTCCTTTCCTTGGAGGAGGGTGAGTCCGTATTAGTACTGGAAAAAAAAGAAAGTTCGGGTGGACTCATACGTTCCGTCCGCACCGAATACGGGATCGTAGAAAGAGCGGCAAACGGGATCTTAAATTGTTGGGAACTGGAAAGTCTCGCTTCCCGCTTAGGGTTGGATATCCTACTCTCTAATCCTGCATCTAAAAAACGTTATATATTCTCGGATGGAAAGATGAGAAGAATGCCTCTTTCCGTTTTCGAAATAATCTCTCTTGTATTCTCCGTATTGACTGTTCCTTCTCAACCTCTCCCAGGTGAATCCATTTACCAATGGGGAAAAAGAGTATTAGGAGAAAAAACGCTCAGCAAAATTCTGGAACCAGCATTAGGCGGGATATACGCGGGTGATCTGGATGCAATGTCTGCAGAACTTGTTCTCGGAAAATTTTTACCCGAACAAGCTCCTCTTTGGAAAAATATTCTACATCTTCGAAATTCCAGAAAAGATAAACCGAAACTTCTTCCGGGAAGAAGGGGAACCGTAAGTTTTAAGGGTGGTATCGGAACTTTACTGGGAGCTTTAGAAGCAAGAGTATCTTCTCAAGGAAAGATCAAATATAATCAGGATATTTCTAGCTTAAAAGAATTGAGAGCGACTTATCCTAAATCCAAAATCACGATTGCGACCAATCTTGGAACTGCGTTGAAACTTCTGAAATCGGAGTATAAAGAATTCAAATCCTACCAAGGAATGTTGGACACTTTGCCTATAGTAAGTGTGACCCGTTTCGGAAAAGATTCTATCTTGAACGGCAAAAAAGGATTCGGAGTATTATTTCCCAAAGACCATAAAAGTTTTTCTTCCGAATTAGGAATTAGATCCAGAGGAATCTTATTTAACGATTTTATATTTGCCGGTAGGACCTCCGACGGGATCCATTCTGAAACTTTTATTATGGGTGGCGCTGGAGACAGAGAAATTTCTTCCAAAACGGAAGACGAGATCATCTCAGTGGTAGAAGAAGATCGTAAAAAATTATTCTCCGAAAGTGGAATACCCTTAAATCATTATGTGACCGTTTGGAAAGATGCGCTTCCTGTATATGGGCCTCAGCTTCATGCATTCAATCGGGATTTGGATAGAGTTCTGCCTGCTGAGATCCGAGTAGAAGGGAATTTCAGGAACGGGATCGGTTTAAAGTCTATTCTAGAACGGGCCTTCTACCTTTATAACCCGGGTCTTTCCGGTTAATTAGCGAGCAAATTTCTTTATTAAAATTTCTTTAAGTTCTTCTAAGTCTTTTTTGATCCAATTGGAATCTTCTTCGAATTTTTCAGGAGTCATTCCTTCCGTTTGGAATAATGTAAAAATCAGCTCACTCCCCTCTTCGTTTTCTATGATCCTGAGCGGATTGTAAGAAATATTTTCAGGGCTAAATATCACATAATGGTCCAAAATTCCGTATGGATTTTTATCCGTGAATTTTGCCGTCAGTTTGCCCATAGGAGAATCGATGGACCATTCCCCATTTTCTAAAGGAGAGATAGATTTACATAAACCGGAGGCCCATTCCGGAAAATTTTTAGGCTCTGAGAGATATTCGTAAGATGTCTTTTGGGAAACTGGGATAGTAACGCTAATATGTTTTGTATTCTTTGTCTTAATCATGTGTTCACTTTGAGAATTGATCTATCTTTTTTTGGATACTAATTTTGGCCTGAGATGTTTTTGCAAGTGAAAGTGCTTTACGAAAATTTTCCTCTGACTTAATTGTATTTATATCTAAATACAATTCTCCTAAAAGAGCAAAATAAAAATGATTTTCTTTCAGCTCTAATTTTTCGGCCTCGATGATCGCTTCTTCTTTTCCATTTGCTTTAGAAAGAGCATATGTTCTATTTAAAGCTGCAATTGGAGAATATTGTAACTGAAGTAGACGATTGTATAACTGCAAAATATTTTCCCATTTTTCTTTTGTATCTTCCTTTTGGGTATGCCAGTATGCAATTCCTGCTTCCAAATGATAGGTTGTGAGTTTGGTTCCACTAGCTGCTTTGTTTAGAAAAATTTCTCCCTTTTTGATCAATTCATAATTCCAAAGATTTGTGTTTTGATCTTGGTAAAGGATTTGATCTCCATTTTCGTCTTGTCTTGCTTCGAATCTAGAAGTATG
Above is a genomic segment from Leptospira selangorensis containing:
- a CDS encoding glutamyl-tRNA reductase, with protein sequence MWSTLQVFHSESSDRDLLSLPDAFSWKTCMRTVLVSDSRIHPHPENLPAHWESKSGYEAYRLLLEIISGLKSKLFGETEVLSQFRQRFQELPDLAFGDYLAKLRDNLIEDCRTLRSGYLQNLGEQSYGGLADKYLSEAANPPKEIVLFGTGQLAEKILPWLSHSNRKTKIVGRNPHRLEFLSSVSGSSSHLVEDWSPNGEAWVIAAPMDCSAWMDQLAPGNLVLDFREEPLEGSWPSDIVYISFAQMLSSLKETEERTRKVKEELKSVLDELLEERELEAHQFVFGWDDLPCPTF
- a CDS encoding hydroxymethylbilane synthase translates to MSDVLRIGSRKSSLAKLQTCLVQDQLHKLYPELELQLFFKEASGDQDLTTPLWKMGSRGVFTQDLTKELVQGNVDVVVHSFKDLDLEGHEGTEILMVLPRADQRDVLLFKKSSYENPPKEIKIHSSSPRREYNLSAFLPSALPSRLQNLPISFHPVRGNVQTRLRKWKEDPEISGLVVAKAAIDRLLAENFSFSSTEEYSEVRKEIRSAISNELFMVLPLSKNPNAPAQGALAAEFRKGDEKTKKLLLPLSDQKEEAAVLEERKILSYFGGGCHQKIGVSVILGGPADFLFVRGKTDSGSELDAFDRWNGKEFPEPSSLDLVFPKPRQGFRMKRSPVHAPVPKEKFWFVSRADSLPKDWELPGLETIFIVAGAKTWEKLASRDVWVNGSTDGLGEEDAKQIVSFYESNPDFIKLTHEESDIIEGVWRRFVTYKVDFESEQPDLSEYSHFFWMSASQFDRAYKKNPEIGSRIHSCGTGATYKYIRKTLGDSAKIFAFPNFESWERACKGEVPDFLTKRGAV
- the hemB gene encoding porphobilinogen synthase, which translates into the protein MSSESLLGLRRNRLNAPLRNLVSSESLNPKKLVQPIFVAESLKSPEKMSSLPGVFRDSQDSILSQIESDLKNGVEHFLLFLVPEKKSDDSIPKSFYKNVIGTIKSKFPETFLWVDTCLCSLTTHGHCGLLDPKGRIDNISSVRRLSELALCYAESGADGISPSDMMDGRIRSHRNILDSNGFQHVPIMSYSTKFKSHFYGPFREAAESAPGHGDRSSYQIDVRNREDSILSSIRDAEEGADLLMVKPGITSIDLILPIKEQTGLPVGAYQVSGEYASIAMLAENGFCKFEDALKETWQVFSRAGASYLITYAARRGKEILG
- the hemL gene encoding glutamate-1-semialdehyde 2,1-aminomutase yields the protein MFPSSKELFERAKKVAPGGVHSPVRSFRSVGGDPIFFQSGKGAKLTDVSGKEYIDYCLSFGPLILGHRDEDVQKIVSETAELAWSFGAAEPYSLELAEWIVSKIPWVEKIRFVNSGTEAVMSALRVARAATGRDKILKFDGCYHGHLDALLVKAGSGLAGESSSDSAGIGSELIKNTLVLPLDDEKAVEELFAKEGKNIAVLVIEPLPANYGLLIQRKEYLSKIVEIARKHGSLVLFDEVISGFRVGLTGMSGELGIVPDLVTYGKIIGGGFPVGAYAGRADLLDLVAPQGPVYQAGTLSASPFGMRAGLATLQKCVKDNVWNVLESRTKSFVSGMVSILRERDPEGDWDSSLHSSLFWFHKKSSSPIRTVDKIPAGHKEGFAKVFHALLAEGIYLAPSGYEVGFLSYAHSEKILSETLEKADTALKKLKV
- a CDS encoding sensor histidine kinase yields the protein MKVFDSKKIVLPVIWVVTTVSLGVWWLFLGLRQNRMATELAARLGSQIGLDFLEKLERQSAMIKMEGTFFLFLLVSGGATLVWLTFREEKRNKLIHDFFSTVTHEMKTPLASLRLQAESLLEEGVDAGKDKLLHRLLKDSDRIESQMNKALYLASLMRSEGLYLEELDLRHWEESLREEWSELDIQTEWKETKVLADRRALESIFRNLLENSVQHGGATKVKILSEPISGDKIKFRFEDNGKGFSGDFKLLGRLFLRHTSTSGTGVGLYIAEKLAGRMGGNFSVRNSESGGFLAELILPSYPSQRRNGL
- a CDS encoding response regulator transcription factor — protein: MKAKLLLVEDDRSLGETLKERLEKEGYEMVWTVSAQSAKVLAAESKPDLILLDVRLPDGDGFELAEELKSRKDCPPFLFLTAHSGAPERLRGFELGAEEFIPKPFHLKELLIRVKHVLESHKHSIKQAKYSYEGYLLDFYGYCILTPSKEEIHLSRRDCALLNFLVEERGRTVSRDEILDRLWGEEKFPTNRTIDNSIVRLRQAFGDRGEDAIRSVRGVGYQWIGDLKNV
- a CDS encoding uroporphyrinogen decarboxylase family protein; protein product: MSNTRFQAALKLQPQSTPPIWMMRQAGRYHWHYQNLRKKHSFEELCKVPELAAEVAFGPVDDFDFDTAILFSDILFPLEAFGMGLRFGDEGPKLGWHLSTLEDLNKFYPLEQAVEFMGFQKDAVIQTRKRISKDKSLIGFIGGPWTLFCYATQGKHDGNLILPKISEKLREGFYEKILALLKENIRLQLEGGAEIVMIFDTAAGDASPVFFQEAILPTIQVLVEAFPGKIGYYAKNLAPGSLQSLREVSGLTGFGMDHRTDIVGFLGNGSHFVQGNFDQALLFMEPGEFKKYLNHWIRPFLDLVPEKRAGWVCGLGHGVLPKTPEANIRTFVSTIREAFV
- the hemN gene encoding oxygen-independent coproporphyrinogen III oxidase, which encodes MSSKSDLIRKYDVPAPRYTSYPTVPYWEDNPTREEWIDALRRRLVPDDSSVALYLHIPFCETLCSFCGCNTSITKNHSVEDPYVETVLQEFRKYQEELPELTKRELRELHLGGGSPTYLSESNLESLLKPILDSWNVADSPEFSLEVDPRRTRLSQLEVLAKYGFRRISLGVQDFDPEVQRLVNRIQPYELTAAITQGSRKLGYNSVNFDLIYGLPKQTKESMKETIRKTLELRPDRIAFYSYAHVPWIKAAQRLFTEDDLPKGEEKRELYEIGRELFLSSGYKEIGMDHFALESDSLYAAYQNGNLHRNFMGYTTKSTDLLLGLGVSAISDSWDCFYQNEKILKKYQRRISENGQAILRGHKLNSEDLIQRELILKLSTLGKVEVPDSIFEEVRLYLASMEDDNLIEWKGKTLVLTDLGKPFLRNACTGLDMRLRRKSPETKVFSQSI
- a CDS encoding LA_0442/LA_0875 N-terminal domain-containing protein, yielding MLSLHLKKIIPILLIVFAPVGIFPVTVLLREGGKVKGDIITQNQHSVLLQTESGKRKVDKDLILKILFQDINDDEEEKIRKEEEDKLASDKKEQEDKEAAQRQLEEDKQKEEDLKKQAAAEEEARRLEELRKQEAKRPLNALWRSAAVPGWGQYYTDRKFQSLLYPTLFAMTAFVAYDKFRVYRTSVKEYGDLGNPYTRESLTLAAIGQAQAAVTPSLSPVDAYFANQRSQVQLKREEADKNFREYQGVLYVLGGIYILNLLDSYFFANSVKSVVQFSDGQSKGMVISAMPSSVGAGSGFSSNGTFSGLETKYTMGYRFDF